The Arachis duranensis cultivar V14167 chromosome 9, aradu.V14167.gnm2.J7QH, whole genome shotgun sequence genomic sequence ATCTACCTATAATTAATGTGACTTTCTCATcacgaattttttttttccttgtagGAGATACCAGTTTTTTGAGATACCAATAATTGATGAGAAGCGAAtatatttacaaataaaaaataaaaatattatttgtacactaaaatcagtcactaaaatcagtttatgtataaatatatgtgtggtttgatttatttttaatgtgtatttatattctaatatatattttatactgatagcTGATTTTGGTGTATACATAATATtactcaataaaaaattattaaacatattatgtatatataaaagttaGCTACTAAATCAATCACCATCTATGAAGCACAAACACTTTACTAAATTATTGTATCCATACACTTCGGACACGACACTCATCAATACTCTCTGGCACGTGTGTTTGTTATGTTCAAtcgtatcttaataaaaaataaattttttttttgtctggaTATATTTAGACACATCTAAATATTATTACGTATCAGCATGTCAGTTTTATTATTAACATGTATTCttaaaatgagtttaaaaataatatatattattatttattaaaacaaaaatattttaaatattttatataattaaaaaatattaaaaataataatttcaaaatttatgtgtCTGTTGTCTCATTCGTATCAATATCCGTAACCTGCATCACCATATATGgatttgtgtattttttgtatctgtttatttatttatatatcaataaatatattgtttagtttatttttaatatatattttatatttataatatataatttatatagatgattaatttagtatttattttttaatatacacGTAATAAGATATGCATAGTTATGAAAAGAATAtcttgataaaaataaaataaagtgatTGAGTAAAAGGAATTCGTCCTCCTTAGTTTTAACCAAATGTATGTCGAGGGTTCTATTCGTCTAggtcataaaaaattaaaattttggataaGTTGTCACGCTTAATAAAGTGTGTATAAACCAATGGAAAATTACATACTCAATGATGAATATTTCTGTTGTGAACCAAACAAGAAAGCAGTAGAAGAGAGACCTATGGCTGGTAATAATAATGTAGCTTTCTCATCACAAATGATTTACCTTGAGCACTCAtcatattttatcataaataaAGTAGAAGATACCCTTTTCCttataacttaaaaaataggtaaatttcaaattatttttcttaagatGTAAATAATTGATGAAAAGTgaatatacttaaaaaaaaacactttttacagttatgaaaaaatatcttgattaaaataaaataaaataaagtgatTGAGAAGGAATTTGTCCTCCTTTAACTAAATATCTTggtcataaaaatttaaaattttggataAGTTGTCAAACTTAATTAAGAACGTGTCTATAAACCAATTGAAAAATTGTTTAACATACTTAATGATGAATATTTGTGTTgtgaaacaaaaaagaaagaagtagaagagagatcaatgtaatattattaataacaatTTATTGTGTATAACcgcataataaatttaattctgtacttatttaatatataatataaatctctttgcatatatatatataggctatttgttttttaatccgacaggttaaaaattaattttttatgaatttaaattttatttaagaatttattattggccaataaattattacatgtacaaagcaagattcaaacTCCGACACTTGTTTAAGTACACTAATAATATATGTACATGATAATCTGATCCTTTAAGAACATTCTACTTTCTCATCAAAAGTATCACAACTAGTTCATCCCAACTCTTTTGCTGTTACTTCATGCTAGTTGCTAAATAGAGACTATATCCATTATCCAATTCTATTGTCAGAATAAATAACATTTCTAGGGTATAATGACTTCTCCATACAGCTAactattattaactaatttcGTAACTGAAGAGCtcattgaaataaataaataaataaataaaaaagcacCACTCCTCAATCTAAACTTCTAAActccaataaaatttttttctcaaagaaAGTGGGTATCTCCTTCCTTTCTAAACATCCACTTATcaataaaaagaatgaaaacagaGCTCTAACTTATAAAGAACAAGTCAATCAATATTGAGCAGGGTATACATGATATTTAACTTCCAATCAAGACAGTATGAAATTCATCATCATCTAAGATTTTACAAGTTAAAAACTTCTATTAAAGAGCATCGGAACCCTATTTTCAGTATATTACCTACCTTCAACTCTGCTATCTCTTGTTCTTGTTTTGCAAAAGTAACAAAGAATGCgccttcctttttctttgctttttcaaGCTAATAAAGTATTACGTTTGCTATTGATGGATATTTCCGCACCATGGTTGTACCAGGATATAATTCTGGGAGTATTCATGAGTGCTTACTAGCTAAACCATTTGAAAAACATATATGAACTAAATctaaaaacaattaaatttcTAATACAATCATCGTCCtaattgtaaattttttaatacataacaaattaaaattatataaatcaagATTTAGGATTAACTACTCTAAACTAATTAGTGAGTTACCTGCAGATAATGGTAGTGCGAAAGACTTTTCTAGCATGATGGCAGCACGGACAACGAAATGATGGCGACAGTGGCCAACCAGCATGGTTGCATTagggtttttttaaataaattgaaaaaaataatagaaaaaaggagaaagacaATTTACTTGGAGGGAGGAAGGAAGTAGCTCTGACAACACAGGTTGTAGCAGTGATAGCAGCGGCAACAAGGAGTCTACCCAGTCTTTGAATGCTATTGGTGGTGGCCGACACTGGTGAAGGGGAGGGGGCTGTCGGAGGTGGTTTAATTTGTaagggagagagagggagagagagagagatagatagagagagagagagagagagagagagaggacaAGATTATCGTCGGATTTACGTTCGATAGACTCTTGGATGTCTAATGGTTCGGTGTCTCTACACTATCAACCCATGCTAGGCTTACCTTCTCCGATGTGCGATCATGCGACTTAACCGTCTAACCACGGTCTTCCTCAGAGCGCtccctttccctttccctttttcttgtTCCCGGATGAACCGTGAGAATTCATTCAGCTACCTTTTTCGGATGGCTTGCTCCAACgcattttttaagtcaaaacaatCTTGTGTCTTGTGGCCAAATCCCTTGTGGTAATCATAATAGAGATTCTTGTTTCCTTTCGTCTGATCTCTTAACTGCCTTGGCTTGGGTAAGATGCCCCTATTAGCTATCTACTGGAATACTTCTACAATCAGGGCGGTTAACTGTCATTTGTTGGCGGCTACTACCTGGTTGAACTCCTCATCGTTTATATACTTTCTTGCTATACATTGTATTTCCTGCATCGTCCATATAGATTTGATGGTTAGGTACTTCCTGAAGTCTTCGTTCACCAGGCCGTTAGTGAGGCATAAACTGGCTAGGAAGTCTACGAGGTCGACAATCTCCAAGCACTTGTCATTGAACTGATCCAAGTACTTTCTCATGGGTTTGCCAACCCGTTGTGTCACATCCAAAAGTTTGATTGGGTGCCTTGCTTTGGCAATTTTGGTGGTAAACTGGTTAAGAAACTTTTTAGAGACATCCGTGAAAGTAGCTATTGACCCTTGTGGGAGGGAGTTGAACCAGTGGATTGTCAGTCCCGCCAGGATCATGGGGAATGCATGACATCTGACAGCGTCTCCCACATATTCTAGATTCATTCTGGCCTCGAAAATCATGACGTGTTCCTGTGGGTCTTTGGTTTCATCGTACCTCATGTTTGTTAGTTTGTCAAAGTTCTTTTCTAACTGGACTTTGAAGATGGAGGAGTGGAAAGGAGTAGCTCCGATCACAACGGGATCTCGGTGCCATTGTTCGTTTGTTCATTGAACTGGTTGTAAAGAGGTCGTTGGAAGTGAGGGCCAGAACTTGCGTGCAAGAGATGGGAAGCGGGATGGAGTCCTCGGGTGTGGGTTGATCGGTAAGTGGGGCCACCTACAAAGACACTCTGATGCTAAAGTAAGTGTCTATACCAAGAGGTGGCCAGTTAGGGTAACaatgacgtaccttgggggagggGTAGGTCTCTCCCATTTATTCTTCAACCTCGAATGGGCCTTCCATTTGGGCCCATTCATCTAGAAGTTTCTACCAGTTGTCCAGATTATTATTAAAGGGATGGCTTCATGCGAAGGACGCCGTCAGTTAATCGGGTGGTGGATCCGTCGGGTCGTGGGTTCGCCAGGTGGACCCCCAGGTCTTGTTAGGTTGGGCCGAAATAGTGTCTCCAATACGTCAGGTCGTGATACTTACAGCTAGTGCAGTAGCTTGTCTTGTGTCTTTGTGTGTGGTTGTCTTCTTTTGGTCGCGACTTCGATGGTAGGATTCACGCTTCTAACACTTTCTTCGTGCACATGAGTTATCCCCAGCTATTGCTTGGAGAAGTCGCTTCAGTTCTCGTGCTAAGAGTATTTAATACTCTTTATGGGTGATTTGAATGTGCGTAGAAAAGACCATTTTACTCCTGGTCCTTttgcgcttcttcttcctcaGTTATAGTTACCTTTTCATTTTCTCcattcccttttctctttcgtAACTCCCACCACCTTAACTTCCCTTTTTTCTTACTGacttcatcattctttccttgctttcttttttgctGCAAAATTCGCTCTGTCACAGTAATACCATCATTTGTTCTCCTGCAACTTTCTCCACTCATTTTTTGTGGTGAGTAATATGGTTTACGTTATTTTActttagagtaaagtatcgtttttgtccccaacgtttgggataagtctcaaagttatccctaacatttcaatcgtcctatttaagtccctaacgtttcaaaattggctcaatgttgtcctgccgttatgGATccattaacagaattgacggcgggacaaaattgagacaattttgaaatgttagggacttaaatagagTGAAAACGTTGGggcatagaaataaattttaattttatccttcaataatatcaatttttactgtatataatattcaattattttttaatcacatctaagtaaattacacttaatcacactactttcattctaaataattttttttatatttttatattaacttataactttaagtgtaaaattataaaaaataaatttatttaaaataaaagtaatgtgattaagtgtaatttacttagatgcgattaaaaaataattgaatactatgtaaaataaaaattgatatattgaagcataaaactaaaatttatctctatgtatcatttttgccccaacatttcaaaatcgtctcaattttatcccaccgtcaattctgttaacggatccctaatggcaggataacattgagctaattttgaaacgttaaggacttaaataagacgattgaaatgttagggacaactttgagaTTTACCCCAAACATTAGGtataaaaacgatactttactcttttacTTTATTTCTTGCCATTGCTATCATGATTTATCCATTGCTTTTGGCTTTTGGGTATGAAAATTGGCTTTGTTAGATAATTTTTAACGAGGTGCCGTAGGTTCCTTTTCTTGTGGTCTAGATTAGAATGATTTAGTGAAGAATGATATTATTTTAGGTGTaggataaattattttttcgcTTAGGACCTTCGCACATTCTCACGGTTTAAGTGATGCCCCAATTGTAGGTACGACGCAGCGACCCCCCTGAATCGTTATACCTGGTGTACTACTGATGTCACGAGCACGTCTTCCAGGGTGACTGCGGAAGAGTTACAAGAGTTCTGCGACTCTGGAGCATTGTGTGAAGGTGGCCTTGAGGAGTCGAATTATGAACTCCTAGTACTGGGGCCCCGGGAGCGTGTTTGCCAGCTCAACCTTGATGCTCCTTGGTTCTTGACTGGATGTGGATGTACAAACCTATATTCACTACTTTGGGAGTACAGCTTCCCTTCTCCCCTTTCATCATGGCCCTCCTAAACAGATGCGAGGTTGCCCCCTCACAGCTCCATCCCAACAGTTAGGCTGACATTCGTTGTTTCGAGATGGTCTGTGAGTATTTAGAACTTTCGGCTACTGTATGTGGAGGTTTTCCTCTACTTTTTTCTCCTTACAAACCCTTCTCAGGAGGGTAAACATAAGAAAGATTACGTCTCTTTCCGGGCCGTGCAAAACTAGAGGATCTTCAATCTTTTCAAAGattctttttattgtttcaaAGAGACCTTCTTCAAGGTGAGATCGGCTTGAGGTCTTCACCCTTTATAGCTCACACTTGAAAAAGAAAGGCGCATTTTAATCTACTGGAGTTTCGGCGCCAACTCCAATTATATGATCAAAGTCACCTATGATAGCATAGGTCAGCAGAACCAACAAATTGCCGACGTTTTGTTGGCGATATTTGGTTCTAATAACCTTAACCTCCATCTCCTAATGGGTGACCGGGAAGCTGGTCGAGAATGTGTGGGTAAGTTCCTGCCCCTTACTGTTATCCTTCCATTTTTTCGATTTACATATCGTTGCTTTGCTGTCGACTTCAtaactttctttttctataactTGCTTTCTCTTATTCTTTTGCAATTAGGATGGCAGCTGGAAACAGTTTTCTGAGTCGCTTGATGACCCATTTTTTTCTGGAGACGACGACAACAGCTCTGATTCCACTGAACTTCAAATCGAGACCCCTCAACCTGACGAACCAGAGGTTCAATCTCAGCCTCCAACTGGGCCGCCTCTCGGGTACAGTGCCGCTGGGAAAGTGGACCATGGTAAGATGGACCAATCCTCGGTTGCTCGGGCTGATGAGCTAGAGCCGGAAGTGGTCGTGATCCCCAATCAAAGAAGAGGAAGTCCAACTCCAGTCCGGGACAAGTTTTTACTGTAATGGAGAAGAACTTCGACACGAGCTGTTTCATTGATTCTCAGCTATTACTGGGTACTatacacataataataataatatatcaataaaaaataaaaaatttatatattgagAATTATCCAGATGTTTAATAATTTGCTTTGCAACTAATGTAAAATTATGAATCATTTTAATtaagttaatattaaaaataaataaataaataaattgctTAAGctgatgaagaagagaagaagttCTTCACCCTATCTTTCACACACACGAAAGAAATACAATAAACTCATCAACATAGTGTGAAAAACACAAATGACGcaacacatatatataaagGAAACTAAAGGGAAAAAATGAAAGTAGGAGACACATGTCACACATGTACGAACGTTTAATGCGGTGCACCTGCGAAATGCAGGTTGTGCCTCATTCTGTACAACTATAAAACATTAAGTTTTGCTTCATCCCACGCAAAGTTAGTCAAATTAAGCAAGCATAACTTGGGGACACGTTTCGAACGTGCATTCATTCTCATGCAAAATGTTACGTTTTGCAAGgctttgttttttaatttgttgtttttaATAACAAACGCATCTTGCATTTTGCAAGTCTATTAACTTGCATATTCGTATTTTTGCATAATATATcataatacaatattattaagtttcactattttttctattttaaattaatttctgtAAATATTACTCCAGGGATTTcatttttgtcaattttaaaaaaaaaaacacaagccATCCGACTATTTCGTTTTTATATTCACTTTTTGAGTCCCACTAGAAAGACGATGAAGTATctatacaatatatataatgagCTGTTTATTTGGCCCAATATGTATTAATAATGTAAATTAAACATCATTATCCCTAATTTCTAGTTGCCTGTTTAGTTTTGTGATATCTACCCCAATTTATCTCAAATTCTTTCACATTAACCCTTCATCACTCACTGTTCCCCTACCCCCAAAAAATCCTATTGTTTGTTCCGCAAAAAAAACTCCACTGTTCTGTTTCTTCGCGACGTGTAACCTCCGTTCCTGCCGACCGGAACTGTCGCGCTCCGCCTCCTTGCGCCAACGTCCTCGCCGGAAGAACCTCCATCACTCCTCACGCGGCCGAACATCCATGACCTACAATTGTCAGCATCGCTGACGTGAGTTGCAGCCCCGAACTCCCCACGCTCGCGTCATCCCAATGCCAACCTGCTGTCTAGATCTTGTTGAATTACTCGAAGAATAAACATCTACGAAAATTAAGAAAGTGAACATCCAAAATCATACAAAAACGAACATCCAATATGAACATGTATAAATAAAAACGTAATTACTTTATAAAACGACTAGCTACCAACTAAATGAccgtgtaaaaaatattttgaaaccgTGATAGTCAGATAAATCATAACCAGCAATAATCGTCTACAACTAAGCACCCAAG encodes the following:
- the LOC107467943 gene encoding uncharacterized protein LOC107467943; translation: MRYDETKDPQEHVMIFEARMNLEYVGDAVRCHAFPMILAGLTIHWFNSLPQGSIATFTDVSKKFLNQFTTKIAKARHPIKLLDVTQRVGKPMRKYLDQFNDKCLEIVDLVDFLASLCLTNGLVNEDFRKYLTIKSIWTMQEIQCIARKYINDEEFNQVVAANK